A genomic segment from Aegilops tauschii subsp. strangulata cultivar AL8/78 chromosome 1, Aet v6.0, whole genome shotgun sequence encodes:
- the LOC109773552 gene encoding pto-interacting protein 1-like: protein MVTGKKGVWGAKSRAALSWMQRVKIALSAAEGLEFLHHKEEPQVTHGNIISSNILLFDNDIAKVGNVGTANVLVREDIDSCHSFRQILDTHRIIDGLWFHQDDYHVDVYAATGQCNKKSDVYAFGAVLLELLTGRKAVDHTLPHGRQSLVTWLCTLGEKGLCTHCDYDPFLLAYINSMKDNVLTKASFSEDNLQRCVDPRLEGDYPRNAVTKMGAIAGLCVSYDPGLRPNMSTVVKGLRQLLYNEPCDLVA, encoded by the exons ATGGTCACAGGTAAAAAGGGTGTCTGGGGAGCCAAGTCAAGAGCAGCTCTATCATGGATGCAGCGAGTGAAGATTGCCTTAAGTGCAGCAGAAGGGCTGGAGTTCCTCCATCACAAGGAAGAGCCTCAGGTCACCCACGGTAACATCATATCCAGCAACATACTTCTCTTTGACAACGACATCGCAAAGGTTGGCAATGTTGGTACCGCCAATGTGCTGGTTCGTGAAGACATAGATAGCTGCCATAGTTTTAGACAGATCCTTGACACGCATCGTATTATTGATGGTCTTTGGTTTCACCAAGATGATTACCATGTCGATGTATATGCTGCTACTGGGCAGTGCAACAAAAAGAGTGATGTATACGCCTTCGGGGCTGTGCTGCTGGAACTTTTAACTGGTCGTAAGGCAGTTGATCATACACTACCCCACGGCAGGCAGAGCCTCGTGACATGGCTATGCACCCTTGGTGAGAAGGGCCTTTGCACCCATTGCGACTATGACCCCTTTTTATTG GCATACATCAATTCTATGAAAGACAATGTGTTAACAAAAGCAAGTTTTAGTGAAGATAATCTGCAGCGATGTGTGGATCCAAGGCTTGAAGGAGACTACCCTCGCAATGCTGTTACCAAG ATGGGTGCGATCGCCGGGCTATGTGTGAGTTACGATCCAGGTCTCCGGCCAAACATGAGCACTGTCGTTAAGGGTCTGAGACAGTTGTTGTACAACGAGCCATGTGACTTGGTGGCATGA
- the LOC123494791 gene encoding wall-associated receptor kinase-like 1, which translates to MDYQGNNLSDFFQANGHLVLKRVDNNYKLRSFTEKEIEHITDRYSTLLGSGSFGDVYKGRLDDRRPVAVKRYKNGTKKEEFAKEVIVHSQINHKNVVRLLGCCTEEDALMIVMEFVCNGNLYNILHCSNADGPILFPLDKRLDIAIESAEALSCMHSMYSPVLHGDIKPANILLDEKYLPKLSDFGIARLLSTHEAQRTKTVIGCIGYVDPLFCQSGILTTKSDVYSFGVVLLEMITRKKATDGATSLTQCFAEAVGRGKKVRQLFDAEITYDKKKMKLVEEIVKLAVTCLRLDDKMRPTMVEVADRLRRIRKALPKHKGESSTGSPYADINNWHIRRGKAQDVPTISLDEMKKITRNFSNGALIGESSQGRVFFKVLKYGPESAFKSSQEIDLKVMVPSLVFSPFQLTLFIY; encoded by the exons ATGGATTACCAAGGAAACAATcttagtgatttctttcaagctAATGGGCATTTGGTACTTAAAAGAGTGGACAACAACTATAAACTGCGGTCCTTCACTGAAAAGGAGATAGAGCACATTACAGACAGATATAGCACTTTGCTTGGTAGTGGCTCGTTCGGTGATGTCTACAAAGGAAGATTAGACGATCGACGTCCAGTCGCAGTAAAGAGGTACAAAAATGGAACCAAGAAAGAGGAGTTTGCCAAGGAGGTGATAGTGCATTCCCAGATAAACCACAAGAATGTTGTCAGATTGTTAGGCTGCTGCACGGAGGAAGATGCCCTTATGATTGTTATGGAGTTTGTCTGTAATGGAAACCTCTACAACATCCTTCACTGTAGCAATGCTGATGGTCCTATACTCTTCCCTTTGGACAAACGTTTGGACATCGCCATTGAATCAGCTGAAGCACTATCATGCATGCATTCAATGTACAGTCCTGTCCTTCATGGTGATATTAAACCTGCCAATATACTGTTGGATGAAAAGTACTTGCCAAAGCTATCtgatttcggaatagcaaggctgCTTTCTACTCATGAGGCCCAGCGTACCAAAACTGTTATTGGTTGCATAGGTTATGTAGACCCTTTGTTTTGTCAGAGTGGGATTCTAACTACAAAGAGTGATGTATACAGTTTTGGAGTTGTTCTATTGGAAATGATTACCCGAAAGAAAGCGACGGACGGCGCTACTAGTCTTACTCAATGTTTTGCCGAGGCAGTGGGAAGAGGGAAGAAGGTGAGACAACTGTTTGATGCGGAAATTACCTATGACAAGAAGAAGATGAAATTGGTCGAAGAAATTGTGAAGCTAGCAGTTACATGCTTGAGACTGGATGATAAAATGCGTCCGACAATGGTTGAGGTAGCAGATAGACTTAGGAGGATTAGAAAAGCTCTCCCGAAGCACAAGGGTGAAAGCTCTACAG GCTCCCCCTATGCGGACATCAATAATTGGCACATAAGAAGAGGAAAGGCACAGGATGTACCAACTATTTCCCTTGATGAAATGAAGAAAATAACAAGGAACTTCAGTAATGGTGCTCTAATAGGAGAGAGTTCACAAGGCAGAGTTTTCTTCAAAGTGTTAAAATATGGACCGGAATCTGCATTCAAGTCTTCTCAAGAAATTGATTTAAAGGTTATGGTTCCGAGCCTTGTCTTTTCACCATTTCAATTGACACTCTTCATTTATTAG